In Camelus bactrianus isolate YW-2024 breed Bactrian camel chromosome 18, ASM4877302v1, whole genome shotgun sequence, one DNA window encodes the following:
- the LRCH4 gene encoding leucine-rich repeat and calponin homology domain-containing protein 4 isoform X2: MAAAVAAPLAAGGEEAAATTSVPGSPGLPGSRSAERALEEAVATGTLNLSNRRLKYFPRGAARSYDLSDITQADLSRNRFPEVPEAACQLVSLEGLSLYHNCLRCLNPALGNLTALTYLNLSRNQLSSLPPYICQLPLRVLIVSNNKLGALPPDIGALGSLRQLDVSSNELQSLPAELCGLSSLRDLNVRRNQLSTLPDELGDLPLVRLDFSCNRVSRIPVSFCRLRHLQVILLDSNPLQSPPAQICLKGKLHIFKYLSTEAGRRGGSTLGDLAPSRPPSFSPCPAEDLFPGRRYDGGLDSGFHSVDSGSKRWSGNESTDEFSELSFRISELAREPRGPRERREDGSADGDPEQIDFIDSHVPGEDEERGAGEEQRPPEPSPVAGDRERALSSRREEPAGEERRRPDTLQLWQERERRQQQQQQSGVGGAPRRDSFLKLGVRASGGGAAASSMQATYNGTPKSNATPLGASGVQGAPIPTAASISQEPPPIAGPATAPAPRPLGSIQRPNSFLFRSSSQSSSGPSSPDSVLRPRRSPQLLDEKEVMAQLRQVLESQLQRPLPEDLAEALANGVILCQLANQLRPRSVPFIHVPSPAVPKLSALKSRKNVESFLEACRKMGVPEESLCQPHHILEEEGAPGRGLPYIAAVVHALLERP; the protein is encoded by the exons TTcccccggggcgcggcccggaGCTACGACCTGTCAGACATCACCCAGGCTG ACCTGTCCCGGAACCGGTTCCCCGAGGTGCCAGAGGCAGCGTGCCAGCTGGTGTCCCTGGAGGGCCTGAGCCTCTACCACAATTGTCTGAGATGCCTGAACCCAGCCTTGGGGAATCTCACCGCTCTCACCTACCTCAACCTCAG CCGAAACCAGCTGTCATCGCTGCCCCCCTACATCTGCCAGCTGCCCCTGCGCGTGCTCATTGTCAGCAACAACAAACTGGGAGCCCTGCCTCCTGACATTGGCGCCCTGGGAAGCCTGCGACAGCTT GACGTGAGCAGCAATGAGCTGCAGTCCCTACCCGCAGAGCTGTGCGGCCTCTCTTCCCTGAGGGATCTGAATGTTCGGAGGAACCAGCTTAGCACCCTGCCTGATG AGCTGGGGGACCTTCCTCTTGTCCGCCTGGATTTCTCCTGTAACCGTGTCTCCCGCATCCCGGTCTCCTTCTGCCGCCTCAGGCACCTGCAGGTCATTCTGTTGGACAGCAACCCCCTGCAAAGCCCGCCTGCCCAG ATCTGCCTGAAGGGGAAACTTCACATCTTCAAGTATTTGTCAACAGAGGCTGGGCGGCGAGGGGGGTCTACACTGGGGGACCTGGCCCCATCCCGTCCCCCGAGTTTCAGTCCCTG CCCAGCCGAGGACTTGTTTCCAGGACGTCGGTACGATGGTGGGCTGGACTCGGGCTTCCACAGCGTTGACAGTGGCAGCAAGAGGTGGTCTGGAAATGAG TCAACAGATGAATTTTCAGAGTTGTCCTTCCGAATCTCCGAGCTGGCCCGGGAGCCTCGGGGACCCAGGGAGCGGAGGGAGGATGGCTCTG CTGATGGTGACCCTGAGCAGATCGACTTCATCGACAGCCACGTCCCTGGGGAGGACGAGGAGCGAGGTGCTGGCGAG GAGCAGCGGCCACCAGAACCAAGCCCTGtggctggggacagggagagggcACTGAGCAGCAG GCGGGAGGAGCCGGCAGGGGAGGAGCGGCGGCGCCCAGACACCTTGCAGTTGTGGCAGGAGCGCGAGCGgcgacagcagcagcagcagcagagtggAGTGGGGGGGGCACCCAGGAGGGACAG TTTTCTGAAGTTGGGAGTCAGGGCTTCTGGTGGGGGTGCTGCTGCCTCGTCCATGCAGGCCACCTACAA CGGCACGCCTAAGTCCAATGCCACCCCGCTGGGAGCTTCAGGGGTGCAGGGAGCCCCCATCCCCACCGCTGCCTCCATCTCTCAGGAGCCCCCTCCCATAGCTGGACCAG CAACAGCACCTGCTCCCCGGCCGCTCGGCTCCATTCAGAGACCAAACAGCTTCCTCTTCCGATCTTCTTCTCAGAGTAGCTCAG GCCCTTCCTCACCAGACTCTGTCTTGAGACCTCGGCGATCTCCCCAGCTTTTGGATGAAAAGGAGGTGATGGCTCAACTACGCCAG gtccttGAGTCACAGCTGCAGCGGCCCCTGCCCGAGGACCTGGCAGAGGCTCTAGCCAATGGGGTCATCCTCTGTCAGCTGGCCAACCAGCTGCGGCCCCGCTCCGTGCCCTTCATTCACGTGCCCTCACCTGCTGTG CCAAAACTCAGTGCCCTCAAGTCGCGGAAGAATGTGGAGAGTTTCTTAGAAGCCTGTCGAAAAATGGGGGTGCCTGAG gagtcCCTGTGCCAGCCCCACCACATCCTGGAAGAGGAGGGGGCCCCGGGCAGGGGCCTCCCATACATCGCTGCTGTCGTCCATGCGCTGCTGGAACGGCCTTAG
- the LRCH4 gene encoding leucine-rich repeat and calponin homology domain-containing protein 4 isoform X1 has product MAAAVAAPLAAGGEEAAATTSVPGSPGLPGSRSAERALEEAVATGTLNLSNRRLKYFPRGAARSYDLSDITQADLSRNRFPEVPEAACQLVSLEGLSLYHNCLRCLNPALGNLTALTYLNLSRNQLSSLPPYICQLPLRVLIVSNNKLGALPPDIGALGSLRQLDVSSNELQSLPAELCGLSSLRDLNVRRNQLSTLPDELGDLPLVRLDFSCNRVSRIPVSFCRLRHLQVILLDSNPLQSPPAQICLKGKLHIFKYLSTEAGRRGGSTLGDLAPSRPPSFSPCPAEDLFPGRRYDGGLDSGFHSVDSGSKRWSGNESTDEFSELSFRISELAREPRGPRERREDGSADGDPEQIDFIDSHVPGEDEERGAGEEQRPPEPSPVAGDRERALSSRREEPAGEERRRPDTLQLWQERERRQQQQQQSGVGGAPRRDSFLKLGVRASGGGAAASSMQATYNGTPKSNATPLGASGVQGAPIPTAASISQEPPPIAGPATAPAPRPLGSIQRPNSFLFRSSSQSSSGPSSPDSVLRPRRSPQLLDEKEVMAQLRQVLESQLQRPLPEDLAEALANGVILCQLANQLRPRSVPFIHVPSPAVPKLSALKSRKNVESFLEACRKMGVPEADLCSPSDLLQGTTQGLWTTLEAVKRVGGRPPPPLWPLSGLGGFILFYVVFMLLLCVVYTRLLGS; this is encoded by the exons TTcccccggggcgcggcccggaGCTACGACCTGTCAGACATCACCCAGGCTG ACCTGTCCCGGAACCGGTTCCCCGAGGTGCCAGAGGCAGCGTGCCAGCTGGTGTCCCTGGAGGGCCTGAGCCTCTACCACAATTGTCTGAGATGCCTGAACCCAGCCTTGGGGAATCTCACCGCTCTCACCTACCTCAACCTCAG CCGAAACCAGCTGTCATCGCTGCCCCCCTACATCTGCCAGCTGCCCCTGCGCGTGCTCATTGTCAGCAACAACAAACTGGGAGCCCTGCCTCCTGACATTGGCGCCCTGGGAAGCCTGCGACAGCTT GACGTGAGCAGCAATGAGCTGCAGTCCCTACCCGCAGAGCTGTGCGGCCTCTCTTCCCTGAGGGATCTGAATGTTCGGAGGAACCAGCTTAGCACCCTGCCTGATG AGCTGGGGGACCTTCCTCTTGTCCGCCTGGATTTCTCCTGTAACCGTGTCTCCCGCATCCCGGTCTCCTTCTGCCGCCTCAGGCACCTGCAGGTCATTCTGTTGGACAGCAACCCCCTGCAAAGCCCGCCTGCCCAG ATCTGCCTGAAGGGGAAACTTCACATCTTCAAGTATTTGTCAACAGAGGCTGGGCGGCGAGGGGGGTCTACACTGGGGGACCTGGCCCCATCCCGTCCCCCGAGTTTCAGTCCCTG CCCAGCCGAGGACTTGTTTCCAGGACGTCGGTACGATGGTGGGCTGGACTCGGGCTTCCACAGCGTTGACAGTGGCAGCAAGAGGTGGTCTGGAAATGAG TCAACAGATGAATTTTCAGAGTTGTCCTTCCGAATCTCCGAGCTGGCCCGGGAGCCTCGGGGACCCAGGGAGCGGAGGGAGGATGGCTCTG CTGATGGTGACCCTGAGCAGATCGACTTCATCGACAGCCACGTCCCTGGGGAGGACGAGGAGCGAGGTGCTGGCGAG GAGCAGCGGCCACCAGAACCAAGCCCTGtggctggggacagggagagggcACTGAGCAGCAG GCGGGAGGAGCCGGCAGGGGAGGAGCGGCGGCGCCCAGACACCTTGCAGTTGTGGCAGGAGCGCGAGCGgcgacagcagcagcagcagcagagtggAGTGGGGGGGGCACCCAGGAGGGACAG TTTTCTGAAGTTGGGAGTCAGGGCTTCTGGTGGGGGTGCTGCTGCCTCGTCCATGCAGGCCACCTACAA CGGCACGCCTAAGTCCAATGCCACCCCGCTGGGAGCTTCAGGGGTGCAGGGAGCCCCCATCCCCACCGCTGCCTCCATCTCTCAGGAGCCCCCTCCCATAGCTGGACCAG CAACAGCACCTGCTCCCCGGCCGCTCGGCTCCATTCAGAGACCAAACAGCTTCCTCTTCCGATCTTCTTCTCAGAGTAGCTCAG GCCCTTCCTCACCAGACTCTGTCTTGAGACCTCGGCGATCTCCCCAGCTTTTGGATGAAAAGGAGGTGATGGCTCAACTACGCCAG gtccttGAGTCACAGCTGCAGCGGCCCCTGCCCGAGGACCTGGCAGAGGCTCTAGCCAATGGGGTCATCCTCTGTCAGCTGGCCAACCAGCTGCGGCCCCGCTCCGTGCCCTTCATTCACGTGCCCTCACCTGCTGTG CCAAAACTCAGTGCCCTCAAGTCGCGGAAGAATGTGGAGAGTTTCTTAGAAGCCTGTCGAAAAATGGGGGTGCCTGAG GCTGACCTGTGCTCGCCCTCGGATCTCCTCCAGGGCACCACCCAGGGGCTCTGGACCACCCTGGAGGCTGTGAAGCGGGTGGGGGGCAggccccccccacccctctgGCCCCTTTCTGGTCTGGGCGGCTTCATCCTCTTCTACGTGGTCTTCATGCTGCTGCTCTGTGTCGTCTACACTCGACTCCTGGGTTCCTAG